A part of Halobacillus shinanisalinarum genomic DNA contains:
- a CDS encoding acetylornithine transaminase, which produces MSLFPTYNRFPLTLVSGNGTTVVDDQGKEYLDFVSGIAVCNLGHRPPAVQQAMEEQLNKLWHVSNLYEIPIQQEAAELLTNVTNLDYVFFCNSGAEANEAAIKLARKHTGKEKIITFKQSFHGRTFATMSATGQDKVHEGFGTLLPTFEYLPFNDVEALQQLQNDDAAAIMVEVIQGEGGVVAGTPKFLEAVQQKCQEIGALLIIDEVQTGIGRTGAPFAYQHVELDPDIVTSAKGLGSGFPVGAMIGKEPLAASFNPGSHGSTFGGNPLGMTAVKATLGTVFNYHFLKEVEERGAFFQKELQARLLPLAPVHEIRGQGLMIGIEVNTPVPAIIEELREKGLLAVPAGAQVLRLLPPLNVSYEELQIAAQRIESVLQQSKYTTRAEANVENTTL; this is translated from the coding sequence ATGAGTTTATTTCCAACATACAATCGATTTCCACTGACACTTGTATCGGGGAACGGAACGACGGTTGTGGATGATCAAGGAAAAGAATACTTGGATTTTGTATCAGGCATTGCGGTGTGCAATTTAGGCCATCGTCCTCCAGCTGTCCAACAAGCGATGGAGGAGCAGCTTAATAAACTGTGGCACGTGTCGAATTTGTATGAGATCCCTATACAGCAGGAAGCAGCAGAGCTTCTAACAAACGTGACGAATCTAGATTATGTATTCTTTTGTAATAGTGGGGCAGAGGCCAATGAAGCAGCAATCAAACTGGCACGAAAACATACAGGCAAAGAGAAGATTATCACCTTTAAGCAATCCTTTCATGGGCGAACCTTCGCAACGATGAGTGCAACAGGGCAAGATAAAGTTCACGAAGGCTTCGGAACATTGCTGCCGACGTTTGAATACTTGCCATTTAATGATGTGGAAGCACTACAACAACTCCAAAATGATGATGCAGCAGCCATTATGGTTGAAGTGATCCAAGGAGAAGGCGGCGTTGTAGCTGGAACCCCTAAGTTTCTTGAAGCCGTTCAGCAGAAATGTCAGGAGATTGGTGCTTTGCTCATTATCGATGAAGTACAAACAGGAATCGGACGCACAGGTGCCCCTTTTGCGTATCAGCATGTGGAGCTCGATCCTGACATTGTAACCTCCGCAAAAGGCCTTGGGAGTGGCTTCCCAGTTGGGGCGATGATCGGTAAGGAACCACTAGCAGCTTCCTTCAATCCAGGTTCACATGGCTCAACATTTGGAGGAAACCCATTAGGTATGACTGCTGTGAAAGCTACACTTGGGACGGTATTTAATTATCATTTTTTAAAGGAAGTCGAGGAACGAGGAGCTTTTTTTCAAAAGGAATTGCAAGCGCGTCTGCTTCCCTTGGCACCTGTCCACGAAATACGCGGCCAGGGACTAATGATTGGCATTGAAGTGAATACACCAGTTCCGGCGATCATCGAAGAGCTGAGAGAAAAAGGTTTACTTGCCGTCCCTGCAGGAGCACAAGTCTTACGCTTGCTGCCACCTTTAAATGTATCCTATGAGGAACTACAAATAGCAGCTCAACGAATTGAATCCGTACTACAACAAAGCAAATACACAACCCGAGCGGAAGCCAATGTTGAAAATACAACCCTTTAA
- a CDS encoding carbamoyl phosphate synthase small subunit, translated as MQKGYLTLQDGQQFQGEASEDWADPVEGEIVFFTGMTGYQEVLTDPSYQDQIVVFTYPLIGNYGINEDDFESSKPQVKGVVMLQCADTASHYKATTSLKDYLQKARIPFLTAVDTREVTKAIRTGGTRQAALATTPTKPKGLPAKEQIFQAKGEEPTTYGQGTKHIALIDFGFKQSILTRLLEKGVRVTVVPFTELHAIDELSPDGVVLSNGPGDPKDTASFLPKLKIVLESYPTLGICLGHQVIALTFGADTKKLSFGHRGANHPVKDLKTGRVFLTSQNHNYVVDEDSLENTALHICFTHVNDQSVEGLKHDSLPIFSAQFHPEAKPGPEDALWLFDNFFELVTTTKGEKAYV; from the coding sequence ATGCAAAAAGGATATCTTACCTTACAAGACGGTCAACAATTTCAAGGCGAAGCATCTGAAGATTGGGCTGACCCCGTCGAAGGAGAAATCGTCTTTTTCACCGGTATGACTGGATATCAAGAGGTGTTGACAGACCCATCCTATCAGGACCAAATCGTCGTCTTCACCTACCCGCTCATCGGGAATTACGGCATCAATGAAGATGATTTCGAAAGCAGCAAACCACAGGTGAAAGGTGTTGTCATGCTTCAGTGCGCCGATACAGCGTCACATTACAAAGCTACAACTTCTCTTAAAGACTATCTGCAAAAAGCAAGGATCCCTTTTCTAACAGCCGTCGATACTCGAGAAGTTACAAAAGCGATCCGCACAGGAGGAACCCGCCAGGCCGCACTGGCAACGACACCAACCAAGCCTAAAGGTCTCCCTGCCAAAGAACAAATTTTCCAGGCAAAAGGTGAAGAACCAACCACTTACGGCCAAGGCACCAAACACATCGCGTTAATCGATTTTGGCTTCAAACAGTCGATTTTAACCCGTCTTTTAGAAAAAGGTGTTCGCGTGACGGTTGTCCCCTTCACTGAACTCCATGCCATAGATGAACTCAGCCCAGATGGTGTCGTTCTCTCAAACGGTCCAGGAGACCCAAAGGACACCGCATCTTTTTTGCCAAAGTTGAAGATCGTACTTGAATCTTACCCGACACTAGGCATTTGCCTCGGTCATCAAGTGATTGCTCTCACATTTGGAGCGGATACGAAGAAGCTTTCTTTCGGTCATCGTGGAGCTAATCATCCGGTGAAAGATCTCAAAACAGGGAGAGTGTTTCTAACCTCACAAAACCATAATTACGTTGTAGATGAAGATAGCCTGGAAAATACAGCACTCCACATCTGTTTTACGCATGTGAATGATCAGTCGGTTGAAGGGCTGAAGCATGATAGCTTACCGATTTTCTCTGCACAGTTTCACCCGGAAGCGAAGCCAGGACCTGAGGATGCACTATGGTTATTCGATAACTTCTTCGAGCTAGTGACAACAACGAAAGGGGAGAAAGCCTATGTCTAA